From Effusibacillus lacus, a single genomic window includes:
- the mobB gene encoding molybdopterin-guanine dinucleotide biosynthesis protein B, which yields MSVKAFAVVGYKKTGKTTLVCRLVAELKNRGYKVGTLKHDAHDFRMDFEGSDTYKHRQAGADVVAIASSGKWTVQAWPEEPPTLEEMLSRFEGVDLVLVEGFKQGNLPKIVIADEQGAIFQNERLDNVVAVAMKGSGDLVAPPGIPVYHRDDIGLFVELILTTLALK from the coding sequence ATGAGTGTCAAAGCGTTTGCCGTAGTGGGGTATAAGAAGACGGGCAAAACCACACTGGTTTGCAGATTGGTGGCCGAGCTCAAGAACCGCGGATACAAAGTCGGAACCCTGAAGCATGACGCCCATGACTTCAGGATGGATTTCGAAGGCTCCGATACCTATAAGCACCGGCAGGCGGGGGCTGATGTGGTAGCCATTGCCAGTTCCGGAAAATGGACGGTTCAGGCTTGGCCGGAAGAGCCTCCGACCTTGGAGGAGATGCTTTCCCGCTTCGAAGGTGTCGATCTTGTCCTGGTGGAAGGATTCAAACAAGGGAACCTGCCAAAGATTGTGATTGCCGATGAACAGGGGGCCATTTTTCAAAACGAGCGGTTGGACAATGTAGTCGCCGTCGCAATGAAGGGAAGCGGGGACTTGGTTGCTCCTCCCGGCATCCCCGTGTATCATAGAGATGACATCGGCTTATTCGTCGAACTCATACTTACAACGTTGGCTCTCAAGTAG